A stretch of Desulfatiglans sp. DNA encodes these proteins:
- the rpsH gene encoding 30S ribosomal protein S8, translating to MGMTDPIADMLTRIRNAIMASYNSVDIPGSRMKINIAKVLKSEGFIKNFKLLDDKKQGIIKIYFKYDEKGVPTIDGLKRVSKPGCRIYAKRDNIPKILNGFGINILSTSKGIITDKQAREIGVGGEIICSIW from the coding sequence ATGGGAATGACAGATCCGATCGCCGATATGCTGACGAGAATCAGGAATGCAATAATGGCATCATATAATTCAGTAGACATTCCGGGTTCCAGGATGAAGATTAATATCGCCAAGGTGCTTAAATCGGAAGGTTTCATCAAGAATTTTAAATTATTGGATGATAAGAAGCAGGGAATCATCAAGATTTATTTTAAATACGATGAAAAAGGTGTGCCCACAATAGATGGCCTAAAAAGGGTGAGCAAACCCGGGTGCAGAATTTATGCTAAAAGAGACAATATTCCAAAGATATTAAACGGTTTTGGAATAAATATTCTATCTACTTCGAAAGGCATAATTACGGATAAACAGGCCAGGGAGATTGGTGTTGGCGGAGAAATCATCTGTTCGATATGGTGA